A stretch of Sebastes fasciatus isolate fSebFas1 chromosome 19, fSebFas1.pri, whole genome shotgun sequence DNA encodes these proteins:
- the dnajc25 gene encoding dnaJ homolog subfamily C member 25 — MCAPTERCGSAGCPRPVTPWWWRLLLVLLFSASCSLPAVSALVEGLYCGTEVCYDVLGVDREAAKLDIARAYRQLARRYHPDRFRVDEPGLEGETRETAHQKFLLIATAYETLKDEETRRDYDYMLDHPEEYYQHYYTYYRRQLTPKVDVRIVILVTICAISIFQFYSWHSSYNEAINYLVTVPKYRIQATEIAKQQGLLNRTKEKGKNRRSKEEIREQEEEVIRDIIKNKIDIQGGYQKPNLSDILLCQIVLFPYYLTTYVSWYASWIYRFTICREEYGEEEKYYIIRRNMKMSQSQFESLDETTRQSFLEKRLWIKENYEVHKRDQEEEMKAKMATDPRMKRYRRWMKNEGPGRLTFIDD, encoded by the exons ATGTGTGCGCCCACGGAGCGGTGTGGGTCTGCCGGCTGTCCGCGGCCGGTGACGCCTTGGTGGTGGCGGCTCCTCCTGGTGCTCCTGTTCTCCGCGTCCTGCTCGCTGCCGGCGGTCAGCGCGCTGGTGGAGGGCCTCTACTGCGGCACCGAGGTCTGCTACGATGTGCTCGGCGTCGACCGGGAGGCCGCCAAGCTGGACATCGCCCGGGCGTACCGGCAGCTGGCCCGCCGGTACCACCCGGACCGGTTCCGAGTAGATGAGCCCGGCTTGGAGGGAGAGACCCGGGAGACCGCGCACCAGAAGTTCCTGCTCATCGCCACCGCGTACGAGACGTTAAAG gatgaGGAAACTCGGCGGGACTACGACTACATGCTGGACCATCCAGAGGAGTACTACCAGcactactacacctactaccgCCGACAGCTCACCCCCAAAGTGGACGTCCGAATCGTCATCCTCGTCACCATCTGTGCCATCTCCATCTTCCAG TTCTACAGCTGGCACAGCAGCTACAACGAGGCCATCAACTACCTGGTGACGGTCCCCAAGTACCGAATCCAGGCCACGGAAATCGCCAAGCAGCAGGGCCTCCTCAACCGCACCAAGGAGAAGGGCAAGAACCGGCGCTCCAAAGAGGAGATccgggagcaggaggaggaggtgatccGCGACATCATCAAAAACAAGATCGACATCCAAGGAGGCTACCAGAAGCCCAACCTGTCGGACATCCTGCTGTGCCAGATCGTGCTCTTCCCTTACTACCTGACCACCTACGTGAGCTGGTACGCCTCCTGGATTTACCGCTTCACCATCTGCAGGGAGGAGTACGGCGAGGAGGAGAAGTACTACATCATCAG GAGGAACATGAAGATGTCTCAGTCTCAGTTTGAAAGCCTGGATGAAACGACCAGACAGTCCTTCCTGGAAAAACGGCTCTGGATCAAAGAAAACTACGAG gtgCATAAAAGGgatcaggaggaggagatgaaggcgaAGATGGCGACCGACCCGAGGATGAAGAGGTACCGCCGCTGGATGAAGAACGAGGGGCCTGGCCGGCTGACGTTCATCGACGACTGA
- the spina gene encoding spindlin-1, whose product MKSTPGNRDTANAGHAGVSANMMKKKNPHKKHKSSLSPTTKVLSPPRRNIVGCRIQHVWKEGGGGHVVWKGAVLDQVPVNPSLYLIKYDGFDCVYGLELHKDERVQGLEVLPDRLAKSRLTDVNLADTMIGKAVEHMFETEEGPKEEWRGMVLARAPIMTTWFYITYEKDPVLYMYQLLDDYKEGDLRIMPDSNDTVPTEREPGEVVDSLVGKQVEYAKEDGGKRTGMVIHQVEAKPSVYFIKFDDDFLIYVYDLVKTS is encoded by the exons ATGAAGAGCACTCCGGGAAACAGAGACACAGCTAatgcag GACATGCAGGTGTTTCTGCAAAtatgatgaagaaaaagaatCCCCATAA GAAACACAAAAGCAGTCTGAGTCCGACCACCAAAGTTCTGTCGCCGCCGAGACGCAACATCGTCGGCTGCAGGATCCAACACGTctggaaggaaggaggaggaggacacgtGGTCTGGAAGGGAGCAGTGCTCGACCAG GTGCCAGTGAACCCGTCTCTCTATCTGATAAAGTATGATGGTTTCGACTGTGTTTATGGTCTGGAGCTCCATAAAGACGAGAGGGTTCAGGGACTGGAAGTGCTCCCCGACAGACTGG CTAAATCCCGTCTAACAGACGTCAACCTAGCGGACACCATGATAGGTAAAGCAGTGGAGCACATGTTTGAGACGGAGGAGGGTCCAAAGGAGGAGTGGAGGGGGATGGTGCTGGCCCGGGCGCCCATCATGACCACCTGGTTCTACATAACCTACGAGAAAGACCCGGTCCTCTACATGTACCAGCTGCTGGACGACTACAAAGAGGGAGACCTCCGCATCATGCCCGACTCAA ACGACACCGTCCCGACGGAGAGGGAACCCGGCGAGGTGGTGGACAGCCTTGTGGGTAAACAGGTGGAGTACGCCAAAGAGGACGGCGGCAAACGAACGGGCATGGTCATCCACCAGGTGGAGGCCAAGCCCTCCGTCTACTTCATCAAGTTCGACGACGACTTCCTCATTTACGTCTACGACCTGGTCAAAACTTCGTAA
- the LOC141757116 gene encoding uncharacterized protein LOC141757116, producing MALASGHWLEKEMRGEAPSPRQGHALAVAGNVAFLFGGASSINQEEDNTVYFSDFYMLTVSPDDVTWEEIPQSGEVPSAREGHTLCVVKGKLYLFGGASTPDTPECLPGVYSFDIVSLTWDCLAVGGVALRTLRHSSVAVGDNIYVYGGIVGGNPTDDLMVFNTASLTWTPVKTSGSLPPALWGQSFALVGDQVFMFGGFEAGGDFCKDFHGLNTENLVWQKWEVKGESPAACSGQTLTAHHDKDIYLFGGKSTNEDGMVTSSNEIHKLSISKMKWKVPLYVGIPPARRHGHTAFVLHSHLYVFGGKNEEQEFNDLKVMKLINPSERQPVMKEILSEFGLQGVSHSFTPTKVPNVRYELSDSAPFNQSRNTAANAQAMVHRDFSTVRDQAMKMIQTAFTLLDQEFQKLDREKSELSQSAAALQREKEAHEACRQQQQQELQEMLDRHRSQNEAWLRARAEENDREKRELCRLREEVLQEQERLKEEQNSIQKRSEHLLSIMQQFKGM from the exons ATGGCATTAGCCAGCGGTCACTGGCTGGAAAAGGAGATGAGGGGAGAAGCTCCAAGTCCCAG ACAAGGTCATGCTTTAGCTGTGGCAGGAAACGTCGCCTTTCTGTTCGGAGGAGCCTCCAGCATCAACCAAGAG GAGGACAACACTGTTTACTTCAGCGACTTCTACATGTTAACAG TTTCTCCTGATGATGTGACATGGGAGGAGATTCCTCAGAGTGGAGAAGTTCCCTCAGCCAGAGAAGGACACACTCTTTG TGTTGTGAAAGGGAAGCTGTATCTGTTTGGAGGAGCGTCCACCCCCGACACCCCTGAGTGTCTCCCAGGAGTCTACAGCTTTGATATAG TGTCTCTGACTTGGGATTGCTTAGCAGTCGGGGGCGTGGCCCTCAGAACCCTCAGACACAGCTCTGTTGCAGTGGGAGACAACATCTACGTGTACGGAGGCATAGTGGGAGGGAATCCAACTGACGATCTCATGGTCTTCAACACAG CGTCTCTCACCTGGACGCCGGTAAAAACTAGCGGATCGCTGCCTCCTGCTCT GTGGGGTCAGAGTTTTGCTCTGGTCGGAGATCAGGTGTTCATGTTTGGAGGTTTTGAAGCAGGTGGAGACTTTTGTAAAGACTTCCATGGTCTCAACACAG AGAACTTGGTGTGGCAGAAATGGGAGGTGAAGGGAGAATCACCTGCAGCCTGCAGCGGACAAACACTGACTGCACACCATGataaa GATATCTACCTGTTTGGTGGCAAAAGCACAAATGAGGACGGCATGGTGACGTCTTCCAATGAAATCCATAAACTCAGTATTT CTAAGATGAAGTGGAAGGTTCCTCTGTACGTCGGGATTCCTCCGGCCCGACGCCACGGACACACCGCCTTCGTCCTCCACAGCCAC CTGTATGTATTTGGAGGGAAGAATGAAGAGCAGGAGTTTAATGATCTGAAGGTGATGAAACTCATTAACCCCTCAGAGAGACAACCAG TGATGAAGGAGATTCTGTCAGAGTTTGGTCTGCAGGGAGTCAGCCACAG CTTCACGCCCACGAAGGTTCCCAATGTTCGTTACGAGCTGAGCGACTCTGCTCCCTTCAACCAGTCCAGGAACACAGCAGCTAATGCACAG GCGATGGTCCACAGAGACTTCAGTACAGTTCGAGATCAGGCCATGAAAATGATCCAGACAGCCTTCACTCTGCTGGACCAGGAGTTCCAGAAACTGGATCG AGAGAAGTCAGAGTTGTCTcaatctgctgctgctctgcaaagagagaaagaagctcATGAAGCCTgcagacaacaacagcaacag gaGCTGCAGGAGATGCTGGACAGACATCGCTCTCAGAATGAGGCGTGGCTTCGAGCGAGAGCCGAGGAGAACGATCGAGAGAAGAGGGAGCTCTGTAGACTCAGA GAGGAGGTGTTGCAGGAGCAGGAGAGGCTGAAGGAGGAGCAGAACAGCATCCAGAAACGCAGCGAACATCTTCTGTCCATCATGCAGCAGTTCAAGGGAATGTGA